A genomic window from Fibrobacterota bacterium includes:
- the tssC gene encoding type VI secretion system contractile sheath large subunit produces MSTENSLEYIYEAMNLELPSKEVDISAYSDAGSLIEHQASDRIGAALRVFIRSIVDSSNSIEKIDRSAIEAQVAFIDKLISAQLDEIMHSEPYQKLEAQWKQLKFLVDRTNFKKNVKIEILNCSKQDIQEDFEDSPEIIQSALYKHVYVDEYDTPGGEPYGALISSYEFDSGAQDVGLLTDLSHVSAAAHCPFIGSVGSKFFGKPDVHELPKIDDLASYMDRAEYIKWRGFRDSEDSRYVGLVLPRFLLRLPYDPENNPVSDFNYSESVTGAEHEKYLWGNASFAFAANMVRSFVDNGWCVQIRGPESGGKVEDLPIHNFDVGKGTQMKIPTEILIPETREFEFANQGFIPFSYYKNRSYGCFFSANSVRRPEEYDDSTVTANERINARLPYIFLTARLAHYLKVLQRENIGATKSAAILEQELNNWIKGLVTEMKNPGPELAATHPLSYGKVTVTENPDNPGFFRVALAVMPHFQVEGIDVSLSLVSKMPQGK; encoded by the coding sequence ATGTCGACCGAAAACAGCCTTGAATACATCTACGAGGCGATGAATCTCGAGCTTCCTTCCAAGGAAGTGGACATCTCCGCGTACTCCGACGCCGGCTCGCTGATCGAACACCAGGCATCCGATCGTATCGGTGCGGCCTTGCGCGTGTTCATCCGCAGCATCGTGGACAGCTCCAACTCCATCGAGAAGATCGATCGTTCGGCCATCGAGGCCCAGGTCGCCTTCATCGACAAGTTGATCTCCGCCCAGCTCGACGAGATCATGCACTCCGAGCCCTACCAGAAGCTCGAAGCGCAGTGGAAACAGCTCAAGTTCCTCGTCGATCGCACGAACTTCAAGAAGAACGTGAAGATCGAGATCCTCAACTGCTCCAAGCAAGACATCCAGGAAGATTTCGAGGACTCTCCCGAAATCATCCAGTCGGCCTTGTACAAGCACGTGTACGTGGACGAATACGACACCCCCGGTGGCGAGCCTTACGGAGCCCTGATCTCCAGCTACGAGTTCGACTCCGGTGCGCAGGACGTCGGCCTTCTGACCGACTTGTCCCACGTCTCGGCGGCGGCCCACTGCCCGTTCATCGGTTCTGTCGGTTCCAAGTTCTTCGGCAAGCCCGACGTCCACGAACTGCCCAAGATCGACGATCTGGCCAGCTACATGGACCGTGCGGAATACATCAAGTGGCGCGGGTTCCGCGACTCCGAAGACAGCCGCTACGTTGGCTTGGTTCTGCCTCGCTTCTTGCTGCGTCTGCCCTACGATCCGGAAAACAACCCGGTCTCGGATTTCAACTACTCGGAATCCGTCACGGGCGCCGAGCACGAGAAGTACCTCTGGGGCAATGCCTCGTTCGCGTTCGCCGCCAACATGGTGCGTTCGTTCGTGGACAACGGCTGGTGCGTCCAGATCCGCGGCCCCGAGTCCGGTGGCAAGGTGGAAGACCTCCCCATCCACAACTTCGATGTGGGCAAGGGAACCCAGATGAAGATCCCCACCGAGATCCTCATTCCGGAAACCCGTGAATTCGAGTTCGCCAACCAGGGCTTCATTCCGTTCAGCTATTACAAAAATCGTAGCTACGGATGCTTCTTCTCGGCCAACTCCGTGCGTCGCCCGGAAGAATACGACGACTCGACCGTGACCGCCAACGAGCGGATCAACGCGCGTCTGCCGTACATCTTCCTGACGGCCCGCCTGGCCCACTACCTCAAGGTTCTGCAGCGCGAGAACATCGGTGCGACCAAGAGTGCCGCGATCCTCGAGCAGGAACTGAACAACTGGATCAAGGGCTTGGTCACCGAGATGAAGAACCCGGGACCGGAACTGGCCGCGACCCATCCGTTGAGCTACGGAAAAGTCACAGTTACAGAAAATCCTGACAATCCTGGCTTTTTTCGTGTAGCTTTAGCTGTGATGCCCCACTTTCAAGTCGAGGGAATTGACGTCAGTCTTTCACTCGTCTCCAAGATGCCGCAAGGCAAGTAA
- a CDS encoding type VI secretion system baseplate subunit TssG produces the protein MKASTPARPEARMHTEARSFEFLQWVRLWLRARVAASREKGVDLLSLLDEGLDISHSGSIGFAPQDVDKAGLGANGREELRVHFMGLQGASSPLPAYLVDPLMRSDDHWDALRDFYKIFENRSYRLLALGLILRSPAIRAELGASDDLQRHLRLLGGCDDAASESRRLGGFSLLVPQGRSRDGMRRFLAQQLDLTAVDVDASGVAWVPNPSVAMLGECRLDGSSAIGATVPVGGERLDIKIGPMPWEQYRAWATNPEEARAKVRILVEDYLPRPMVWEAEAVLDPTGVPPECGRSLGDANSLNQVHLGAFAWLGTEDPQPARLVLN, from the coding sequence ATGAAAGCCTCCACGCCCGCCCGCCCGGAAGCCCGCATGCACACCGAGGCCAGGAGCTTCGAGTTCCTGCAATGGGTGCGCTTGTGGCTGCGCGCCCGGGTGGCCGCCAGTCGTGAAAAGGGGGTGGATCTCCTTTCGCTTCTGGACGAAGGATTGGACATCTCGCATTCCGGCTCCATCGGCTTCGCTCCGCAGGACGTGGACAAGGCGGGGCTGGGGGCCAACGGACGGGAAGAGCTGCGAGTCCACTTCATGGGCTTGCAGGGAGCCTCCAGTCCGCTGCCGGCCTACTTGGTGGACCCTCTCATGCGGTCGGACGACCACTGGGACGCCCTGCGGGACTTCTACAAGATCTTCGAGAACCGCTCCTACCGCCTGTTGGCTCTGGGGCTCATTCTGCGCTCGCCGGCCATTCGGGCGGAGCTGGGTGCCAGCGACGACTTGCAGCGCCACCTGAGGCTTCTGGGGGGCTGCGACGACGCTGCTTCCGAGTCGCGCCGCCTGGGTGGATTTTCACTCTTGGTCCCCCAAGGTCGGTCCCGCGATGGCATGCGCCGATTCCTCGCCCAACAGCTGGATCTGACCGCCGTGGACGTGGATGCTTCCGGCGTAGCCTGGGTTCCCAATCCCTCCGTCGCCATGCTCGGAGAATGCCGCTTGGATGGCTCCAGCGCCATCGGGGCCACCGTACCTGTAGGCGGCGAACGATTGGACATCAAGATCGGCCCCATGCCCTGGGAGCAATACCGCGCCTGGGCCACCAACCCGGAAGAGGCCCGCGCGAAGGTGCGAATCCTGGTGGAAGACTATCTGCCCCGTCCCATGGTTTGGGAGGCGGAGGCCGTATTGGATCCCACGGGCGTGCCTCCCGAATGCGGTCGCAGCCTGGGAGATGCGAACTCCCTGAACCAGGTTCATCTCGGCGCTTTCGCCTGGCTGGGGACGGAAGATCCGCAGCCCGCGAGGCTGGTGCTCAACTGA
- the hcp gene encoding type VI secretion system tube protein Hcp, which produces MAIPAYMEIDGIPGSVSVAGREGTVEVLEFNHRVYLPTDRDDGSITGTRKHDAMVIHKAFDKSSALLYQRVCTGESIPKITLKWYEITDQGEEKPYYQHELTKCKIASVRSYMHNVKDRAKEQYVHQEELTIRYEKISWTFLDGNLMHADEWNSR; this is translated from the coding sequence ATGGCAATTCCCGCCTATATGGAAATCGATGGAATTCCTGGATCCGTCAGCGTCGCCGGTCGCGAAGGCACCGTCGAGGTTCTCGAATTCAACCATCGGGTTTATCTCCCCACCGACCGTGACGACGGCTCCATCACTGGCACGCGCAAGCACGACGCCATGGTGATCCACAAGGCGTTCGACAAGTCGTCGGCTCTCTTGTACCAACGCGTCTGCACCGGCGAGTCGATCCCCAAGATCACTCTCAAGTGGTACGAGATCACCGATCAAGGCGAAGAGAAGCCCTACTACCAGCACGAGCTGACCAAGTGCAAGATCGCTTCGGTTCGTTCCTACATGCACAACGTGAAGGACCGCGCCAAGGAGCAGTACGTGCACCAGGAAGAGCTCACCATCCGCTACGAGAAGATCTCCTGGACGTTCCTCGACGGCAACCTCATGCATGCCGACGAGTGGAACAGCCGCTGA
- a CDS encoding type VI secretion system baseplate subunit TssF yields the protein MSDLKRLYDEEMRYLLASGREYSRRHPDFAQILSMEEVERRDPYLERLFQNFAFLSARLRSDMDQSDDDSAGELLEQVAHGLELPLPGVSLLQFQIRSDIADTAKLVPRGSTVQSAQVGKLERPAQFTTTEDCPIHPLKISGLRLLAGSLGQGLLEWTFSTVDNLPLAQWPARITLHLAGDTKTAWAMHHWLVRRVHSVEIDPGARVAVRVEPATDLESYSPISAESARRLLSLRDFLCVDDRFRRVELVGLDQAVPEGTTQVRVRVFFQGILPPDYERTVDEKFLRINAVTAVNGYVQECEPYPFESTRTEYPVIPRDGEDREILDLVQILGASVADPTRTHHYTRSWAFRQFGRKPPEDGSFRVRRRPNRSGGMKTSVSVSHPWPEFHFDDEYLSVHAWVCDGDAPRDNLRPQDINEPLDGIPAGLPFASVERPSQVFRPSMGPQFRWRLFSHFQRTFRDLLEPEGLRDTLRLLLWDPRAVKRPLVDAIQRIDIGSSYRLEAGIPRPICQLRLSWNDPSLTPDAWDRIGQCDEFCRLLFALFLERVPPGMELSMTVDIPSMGTSLEHKA from the coding sequence ATGTCCGACCTCAAGCGACTCTACGACGAGGAAATGCGCTACCTGCTGGCTTCCGGCCGGGAATATTCGCGCAGGCACCCGGACTTCGCGCAGATTCTGTCCATGGAAGAGGTGGAGCGGCGCGACCCGTACCTGGAGCGTTTGTTCCAGAATTTCGCGTTCCTCTCCGCGCGATTGCGCTCGGACATGGACCAAAGCGACGACGATTCCGCAGGCGAACTCTTGGAGCAGGTCGCCCACGGCTTGGAACTGCCTTTGCCCGGAGTCTCGCTCCTGCAATTCCAGATCCGATCGGACATCGCCGACACGGCCAAACTGGTGCCGCGCGGTTCCACCGTCCAGTCGGCGCAAGTGGGCAAACTGGAACGGCCGGCCCAGTTCACCACCACCGAAGACTGCCCCATCCATCCCCTGAAGATCTCCGGGTTGCGGCTGCTGGCCGGATCGCTCGGCCAGGGACTGCTGGAATGGACATTCTCCACGGTGGACAACCTGCCGCTGGCCCAATGGCCCGCGCGCATCACCCTGCATCTGGCGGGCGACACCAAGACCGCCTGGGCCATGCACCACTGGCTGGTGCGCAGGGTGCACTCGGTGGAAATCGATCCCGGCGCGCGCGTGGCGGTTCGCGTCGAACCGGCCACCGATCTGGAAAGCTATTCGCCCATTTCCGCGGAATCCGCCAGGCGGCTGCTTTCGCTCCGGGACTTCCTGTGCGTCGATGACAGATTTCGACGCGTGGAGCTGGTGGGCTTGGACCAGGCCGTACCCGAAGGCACCACGCAGGTGCGGGTGCGGGTGTTCTTCCAGGGAATCCTTCCGCCGGACTACGAACGCACGGTGGACGAAAAATTCCTTCGCATCAACGCCGTGACGGCGGTGAACGGCTACGTGCAGGAATGCGAACCCTATCCGTTCGAATCCACCCGCACCGAATACCCCGTGATCCCCCGCGATGGCGAAGATCGCGAGATCCTGGACCTGGTGCAGATCCTGGGGGCCAGCGTCGCGGATCCCACCCGGACCCATCATTACACGCGCTCCTGGGCGTTCCGGCAGTTCGGCCGCAAGCCGCCGGAAGACGGCAGCTTCCGGGTACGCCGCCGTCCGAACCGGTCCGGGGGCATGAAAACCTCCGTTTCCGTTTCCCACCCCTGGCCCGAATTCCACTTCGACGACGAATATCTTTCCGTCCACGCCTGGGTCTGCGACGGCGACGCCCCGCGCGACAACCTGCGCCCCCAGGACATCAACGAGCCTCTCGATGGAATTCCCGCAGGCCTGCCCTTCGCCTCCGTGGAACGTCCCTCCCAGGTGTTCCGCCCGTCCATGGGGCCGCAATTCCGTTGGCGCTTGTTCTCCCACTTCCAACGCACGTTCCGGGATCTGCTGGAACCGGAGGGACTTCGCGACACCTTGCGCCTGCTGCTGTGGGATCCGCGCGCCGTCAAGCGCCCGCTGGTGGATGCCATCCAACGGATCGACATCGGATCCAGCTACCGCCTGGAAGCCGGGATTCCGCGCCCCATCTGCCAATTGCGCCTTTCCTGGAACGACCCGTCCCTGACGCCCGACGCCTGGGACAGGATCGGGCAATGCGACGAATTCTGTCGCCTTCTCTTCGCGCTGTTCCTTGAGCGCGTCCCTCCAGGAATGGAGTTGTCCATGACCGTCGACATTCCCTCCATGGGAACCAGCCTGGAACACAAAGCATGA
- the tssE gene encoding type VI secretion system baseplate subunit TssE codes for MQGEGLLEKLTGTYMDGTPVRAVPSTVRRQRSIAEHIQRLLESRKGMLVHMPDFGMPDIGDLFRRLPGSATEIQSEMETLIRTYEPRMENVRVQFVECEPGHARVRFRISGSLKGAGRVQFESSFFPNGRGLVRATG; via the coding sequence ATGCAAGGCGAAGGACTCCTCGAGAAACTGACGGGCACCTACATGGACGGCACACCCGTGCGCGCCGTCCCCAGCACAGTCAGACGGCAGCGCTCCATCGCGGAACACATCCAACGATTGTTGGAATCCCGCAAGGGCATGTTGGTGCACATGCCGGATTTTGGCATGCCGGACATCGGCGACCTCTTCCGCAGACTTCCCGGGAGCGCCACGGAAATCCAGTCTGAAATGGAAACCCTGATCCGCACCTACGAACCGCGCATGGAAAACGTCCGCGTCCAGTTCGTCGAGTGCGAGCCGGGGCACGCGCGCGTTCGCTTCCGGATCTCGGGCAGTCTCAAGGGCGCGGGACGCGTGCAGTTCGAATCCAGCTTCTTCCCCAACGGCCGCGGACTCGTCCGCGCGACAGGCTGA
- the scpB gene encoding methylmalonyl-CoA decarboxylase — protein MSLVKKELVDSIGTIVMDNPAKRNVLSDAMIHEITDSLAGFKQQQVRAVVLRATKGTKTWSSGHDVNELPDRGRDPLSWNDPLRVLVRAIQDFPAPIIALLEGGVWGGACEAALACDILVATPETTFAITPAKLGIPYNLGGLLTLINAIPLPIVKEMLFTAQPIPASQAYNLGMINYVKPADEIDDFVMGIARNIVQNAPLSVTVMKEQLRLLSAAHAMSPNVFERVQGMRRIVYDSDDYQEGIDSFKQKRKPVYQGK, from the coding sequence ATGTCGCTGGTCAAAAAAGAACTCGTCGATTCGATCGGGACCATCGTGATGGACAACCCCGCCAAGCGAAACGTCCTGTCCGACGCGATGATCCACGAGATCACCGATTCGCTGGCCGGGTTCAAGCAACAGCAAGTGCGGGCCGTGGTGCTGCGGGCCACCAAGGGCACCAAGACCTGGTCTTCCGGGCACGATGTGAACGAACTCCCCGATCGCGGCCGCGATCCGCTTTCCTGGAACGACCCGCTGCGCGTGCTGGTCCGGGCCATCCAGGATTTCCCCGCGCCCATCATCGCGCTGTTGGAAGGCGGCGTCTGGGGCGGCGCGTGCGAAGCGGCGCTGGCCTGCGACATCCTCGTGGCCACGCCGGAAACGACGTTTGCCATCACCCCCGCGAAGCTCGGCATCCCCTACAACCTGGGTGGTTTGCTGACCCTCATCAATGCGATCCCTCTGCCCATCGTCAAGGAAATGCTGTTCACCGCACAGCCCATTCCGGCTTCGCAAGCCTACAACCTGGGCATGATCAACTACGTGAAACCCGCCGACGAGATCGACGACTTCGTGATGGGCATCGCGCGCAACATCGTGCAGAACGCGCCACTTTCCGTCACGGTCATGAAGGAACAATTGCGATTGCTGTCCGCCGCCCACGCCATGAGCCCCAACGTGTTCGAGCGCGTGCAGGGCATGCGCCGGATCGTGTACGACTCCGACGACTACCAGGAAGGCATCGACTCCTTCAAGCAGAAGCGAAAGCCCGTCTACCAGGGCAAGTGA